GGCCAGCTCGGCGCCGTGATCACGGCCGTCGAGGCGGGCGGCAGCTGCCGCGACGTGGTCACCCAACTCGCGGCCGTGTCCAGCGCGCTCGATCGCGCCGGTTTCGTGATCGTGTCCACCGCCATGCGCGACTGCATCGAAACACCCGGCGGTGAAAACACCCTCACCGTTGACGAACTGGAGAAGCTTTTTCTGACCCTCGCGTAGCATCCGCTCGGGCGCGTCGGTGGCAGGCGCGGCCGGAATCTGACAGGCTGAGCGCCAAGCGGAACTGACCCGAACCACTGCATTTCGAACCACCGAAAGCGGGAGCGCCATGACAACCACTCCAACCGCATACGTGATTGTGGGCGTCGTGCCGGGGCAGCCCGACGCGGTTGTCGTGGCGGCGGCACTGTTCGCTCGCCGGTTTGCAGCCGAGCTCGTGTGTGCCTACGTGGACGTGAATCGCTACATGATCTTCGATCTCGGCGACGGATCGATGACCTCGTTTCCGATTGATCCCGACCTGCTGGAGCCGCCGGAACCGACCTTTGACCCGGCGTTGCGGAACCACCTCACCGACCTTCTCGGCGGCACCGACCTGGTGTGGTCCACGCGGGCGCTCGCCGGCGAACCGGCCCTCGCGCTCGGCGGCCTCGCCGACACCCTCGATGCGGTCATGATTGTGATCGGTACCCGCGAAGCCACCGTGCGTGCCACCCTTGGCGAATTTTTCAACGGTTCGGTGGCCGTGCACCTCGCGCATCGGCAGCACCGTCCGGTTGTGGTCATTCCGCTCGCACCGGTTGCGTCCACTGAAGCGCTGCCGTGGGACGCGTCCTGACGGCACGAACGCGACCGCGTGTATTCTGGAGCCTGGCGATGGATCCCGCCTGAGCATCCGCTCGAACCGCTCGCTGCTGATGGTTCCTACCCACTTCGCCGCGGCGAGAATTGGTAGATGCCCCATGAGCAACAGGGTGGCCGTGCACATGCGCTGGCAGTATCTGGGGTTGGTCTTCATCGGTGGAACCGTGGGGACCGCGCTGCGGCAGACCCTGCTACTGCTGAACCCCGGTACCATCTGGGTGACGTTCGCCATCAACATTACGGGTGCGCTGCTGCTGGGAGCGCTGCTCGAGACGCTCGTGCGCCGCGGGCCCGATGTGGCACCGCGCCGCGGTATTCGGGTGCTGCTCGGCACCGGGGTGCTGGGTGGATTCACGACCTACAGCGCCCTGGCCACCGATACCAGCATGCTGTTCGCCGACGGCGCCGTGGGACTGGCCCTGCTCTACGCCGGCGGAACCCTTATTCTGGGAGCGGTTGCAACCTGGCTCGGCATCATCGGGTCGGCCACCCTGCATCGCCGAGCCACCCCGGGTGACCCCGCATGACCCCGTTCCTGTTCCTGGCCGTGGCCCTTGCCGGCGGGCTCGGGGCCGTGGCACGGTTCTTTGTAGACGGCGTGCTGCGGTCCACACTGCGCGTGCCGTTCCCGCTCGGTACGACGGTGATCAACGTGGGCGGATCCCTGTTCCTCGGTCTGGTGACCGGCCTCGCG
This sequence is a window from Cryobacterium sp. CG_9.6. Protein-coding genes within it:
- a CDS encoding metal-sensitive transcriptional regulator, whose product is MDHIDLDSDKAAQQKKIVNRLRRAQGQLGAVITAVEAGGSCRDVVTQLAAVSSALDRAGFVIVSTAMRDCIETPGGENTLTVDELEKLFLTLA
- a CDS encoding universal stress protein encodes the protein MTTTPTAYVIVGVVPGQPDAVVVAAALFARRFAAELVCAYVDVNRYMIFDLGDGSMTSFPIDPDLLEPPEPTFDPALRNHLTDLLGGTDLVWSTRALAGEPALALGGLADTLDAVMIVIGTREATVRATLGEFFNGSVAVHLAHRQHRPVVVIPLAPVASTEALPWDAS
- a CDS encoding CrcB family protein, producing MSNRVAVHMRWQYLGLVFIGGTVGTALRQTLLLLNPGTIWVTFAINITGALLLGALLETLVRRGPDVAPRRGIRVLLGTGVLGGFTTYSALATDTSMLFADGAVGLALLYAGGTLILGAVATWLGIIGSATLHRRATPGDPA